The Pelodiscus sinensis isolate JC-2024 chromosome 6, ASM4963464v1, whole genome shotgun sequence sequence GCGCGAGGGGTGTATATATAGGCCGGGCGGGAGCCTTTTGTCTCCTTTGCCCTGCGAGGCGGCGGCGGGGAGGCAGCGGCGGGGCAGATGTGTGGCGCTGTCCGACTTGCACGTCCCTAAGCGCGTTACGTGAGCAAACAGCGGCGCAGCAGCCTGCCAGGCGGGCTTGTGTAACTTTGCAAATGTGCCAGAAAGTTTAAAACCCCTCGGCGCTCCTCCTCCCGCCTGCAGTCCGGACCCCAGCGCGCGGCGGCGGCGAGGCGGATTGTTCGCCGCTGAGCAGCGTCGCGCCCTGCGAGCAGCCCGCGGCCAAGAGgacacgctcccccccccccccgccccccgcggaaggtctctgccccccatcccgccaGCTGCCCGCGGCGTTCTGCCAGCGACCCGCGCGCCCGAGGCAGGGAAGATGCACGTGGCGGCATCTCTGCTCGCCCCGCTGCAGGTGTGGCTGTACCTGAGCTGCGCCTGGCCCGCCGGCTGCCAGCCCCCGCCGCGCCGCCACCCCCCGGCGCCTGCCGCCTGGAGGCAGAGGATCCAGTGGGAGAACAACGGGCAGGTGTACAGCCTGCTCAGCCTGGCGCCCCAGTACCAGCCGGCCCGGCGCGGCCAGCCCGCGGCCAGCCCCATCCTGCTGCTGCGAAACAACGCCACTGCGCCCCGGGGCGCCGCGCCCGAAGCCagcgctgcccgcccgccggccgGGACCGCCAGCAGGGGCTCAGGCGCTCGCCACTGGTTTCAGGCCGGCTACCAGCCGCCCGCCGGCGGCTCCGCAGGGCAGAGGACCCAGGGAGCCACAAGCGGCTCAGCCAGGAGCCCTCCTCAAGGGGCGTCTCGGCCCGACGCTCCCCACAGCCCCGGGAGGGGCAACACCACCGGCCCAGGCAGCCCCCCGGCCTTGAGCAATCTCCGAGCCGGGCGGGAAGATGCCATGGTAGGAGACGACCCCTACAACCCCTACAAGTACACGGACGACAACCCCTATTACAACTACTACGACACCTACGAGAGACCCCGCCAGGGCAGCAGGTACAGACCCGGCTACGGCACCGGCTACTTCCAGTATGGTAagagcccccttccctcctcccccacccgcccccagcccggagcGGGGCCCTGGAGCCGCGTGGCCCCCGCCGCCAACCCAAACGCCAGCGCAGCACATAGTCAGAGGCTTTGGCAGCGCGCGGCGGTCCCAGCATGCTCTGGGGGAAAGGACGAGCCCTGCCTCACATCAGCCCAGGTCCTAGGCTTTCTAGGGGAGCCTGCTTGGCGAGAGCCCTCCGGCTTCACGAGGCGAGGGGCTGGCTGCAAGCAGGAGGTTGTGTCCGTCGAGCCAGAAGCTTGGCTGTTTTTTGAGACATAACGGGTGGTGGGCAGAATAACCCCTCCTAACGCTTGGGAGCGACACAAAACATTAGCAGCAGGCATGTTCTGGGCTTGATCGTGCTGTTGTGTGGTTGGTCTCATGAACTGCAGGTCTCCCTGACTTAGTCCCGGATCCCTATTACATCCAGGCCTCCACCTATGTCCAACGGGCGTCCATGTACAGCCTGAGATGTGCTGCTGAGGAGAACTGCCTGGCAAGGTAGGCATCTCTGCGGACTTCCCCTTTACATTAGCCTCAGCCAGCCTGGCTCCTTAAGGGCAAGGAAACCAGCAGAGAAAAGGGAAAGATAGAGGGCTTGGTAACAGCGGGTCTAGATTTGTCTTTGGGTGTATGGCCCTGCATTTTTAACAACACACAACAAGAAAGAATAACATACTAGCcccagtttttaaaaatggcaaataCTTTCGGGTGCCACCCTTTTACAGAGCTTAGACTATTTGAGATGTCTTAAAAGAGCCTGATTTCCAAAGGGTAGGTACTGTGCACTTACTGAAAATTAGGCCCCTTTAAACATCTCTGAAGTTAGGCAGCCAAAATCACTTGTCCCTGATTTTAGCTGGAAACTGATCTTTTCAGCTTCCTCCTCTAATgtaaataaaccatcttatttcatttttttgatgTTGGCAGCTGCTCAGTTGTAAGGGTTACTCAAAACACTGTACTCACTATACCTAGGCACATGCAATACAACAGCACAGACAAATCTAGCAGAAAAATATTGGCAATAATCACTTGTATCTTTGAAAAAATATCTTTACTAGTGAGTTGTCCCTATCCATTtgacagagggatttttcctgtTTTGAATGGAACTGAAATTAACAGTTTTATAAGTTGTGTTGTATCTTACAATGCAAAATAACTTTTAGTCACCAGTACCATTAGTTGTAGcatagtgtaaccaccaccaaggtggatttgaacctgggacctgactataggagcctctacctgctgagctaaaagccagctggctcccagcccatgctgtagaggtctcttgatcttaactgttgcagtggtctaggtgcaaCCTGCTGTACTCAGtacccacactaggtgtgtgggtttcaATAGCACTAGGGAATAAAACGTTAGTTTGCTGCAGGAAAGCCAGCAATGGAGCGAAAAGGTTGTTTTGTGCCTCTATCAAAAATAGCCATTTAAAATTGTTCTTGTTGATAAATTGGTAGTTAAAAATCAAGAAGGCCAGATTGGTCCCAATTTTGTCCTGTCTTTATTGTAGCCTTTTAAACTACAATGGAAATAAATTCTACTGTAACCATGAGATCATCCTACAAGATATTTTGTTTTACAGAAACTATTGAAAACAGCTTTTCAAGCCAAACAAGGATTTGTTTACAGCAAGTCGTTGTTAAAGTTATCTTAGGCTCTTTGCTATTGTTAAACACCACTGATTTCCCTAAATATCAAATAATTTCCGAATAGTGCTCATCAGGGATCAGATACTGCTCTTACTGAAATTAGTAGCAAAACTAACACCAACAGAAGATTTGAGAATGTCACTAAAGCCTACATCCAATACCGGAATCATCTAAACACGTCACAGGGCATTCTTGAGTTTGAAGGTGCCAAATAACTTGCTAGTTATGACATCTAGTCACAGAAGAATGCTAGATCATAAACCAAGCAGCAGCAATTTTGAATATCTGTTTAATATATTGCAAATGTATTTTTTTGTACATCATTGCAGTTCAGCTTACAGGGCAGATGTCAGAGACTATGATACTCGAGTGCTTCTGAGATTCCCACAAAGAGTGAAAAATCAAGGCACATCAGACTTCCTACCAAGCAGACCCCGATATTCATGGGAGTGGCACAGCTGTCACCAGTGAGTGAAGTGCCCAGTATGGTACCTTTTACTTACCTTGTTCATTTGCCATGTTAATTATAATGTGAGATGTTTTGCTACTGTCTTGGGGAAAACTAGCCATAGGATTTTGCTGGCACCTCCCATTTTATGGTAAAAGTTATGAGGATGAAGATTGAAATGATCAAATGACAATAGTTCATACatacataaaaatgtaaaaatctgGAAGCCTATGCAATATCAAACCAATTTAAAATATTTGGTCACATAGCCTATTAAATTCATTTTTGCATAAGGCTATTGTTCATTTATACTTACTTAGGTGGAACTAACCAGTGAACTTTAAAAGATAGCTACAATTATAGTTCATTTTTTAATTACACTCACTAAAAAAAAGGAATATTCAAATTCTAAATGTGTCATTTGGTCCTTTTAAGGGACCCCATTATTTCATGAATCAAGGAATATTGAAAAGAGGAATTGGAATGGTCCTTCATAAGCACTTGTACCTATATGAAGCCTCAGGGTGAAATCTTACTATCATCTTCATTTGAAAAGAATTGGCGTTTTGCATAAAGTGATGCTGCAATAAAGTCATTTACCTCTGATATACAGTGTACCAGTATCACCTTTGCAAGATGAATACTGATAGATATTTGGCAAGAG is a genomic window containing:
- the LOX gene encoding protein-lysine 6-oxidase isoform X1, with product MHVAASLLAPLQVWLYLSCAWPAGCQPPPRRHPPAPAAWRQRIQWENNGQVYSLLSLAPQYQPARRGQPAASPILLLRNNATAPRGAAPEASAARPPAGTASRGSGARHWFQAGYQPPAGGSAGQRTQGATSGSARSPPQGASRPDAPHSPGRGNTTGPGSPPALSNLRAGREDAMVGDDPYNPYKYTDDNPYYNYYDTYERPRQGSRYRPGYGTGYFQYGLPDLVPDPYYIQASTYVQRASMYSLRCAAEENCLASSAYRADVRDYDTRVLLRFPQRVKNQGTSDFLPSRPRYSWEWHSCHQHYHSMDEFSHYDLLEAGSHRRVAEGHKASFCLEDTSCDYGYYRRYACTAHTQGLSPGCYDTYNADIDCQWIDITDVKPGNYILKVSVNPSYLVPESDYSNNVVRCDIRYTGHHAYASGCTISPY
- the LOX gene encoding protein-lysine 6-oxidase isoform X2 — encoded protein: MHVAASLLAPLQVWLYLSCAWPAGCQPPPRRHPPAPAAWRQRIQWENNGQVYSLLSLAPQYQPARRGQPAASPILLLRNNATAPRGAAPEASAARPPAGTASRGSGARHWFQAGYQPPAGGSAGQRTQGATSGSARSPPQGASRPDAPHSPGRGNTTGPGSPPALSNLRAGREDAMVGDDPYNPYKYTDDNPYYNYYDTYERPRQGSRYRPGYGTGYFQYGLPDLVPDPYYIQASTYVQRASMYSLRCAAEENCLASSAYRADVRDYDTRVLLRFPQRVKNQGTSDFLPSRPRYSWEWHSCHQHYHSMDEFSHYDLLEAGSHRRVAEGHKASFCLEDTSCDYGYYRRYACTAHTQGLSPGCYDTYNADIDCQWIDITDVKPGNYILKVSVNPSYLVPESDYSNNVVRCDIRYTGHHAYASGCTISP